One Deltaproteobacteria bacterium genomic region harbors:
- a CDS encoding ABC transporter ATP-binding protein, with translation MIDSDVLLKIDDVKKSFFDGGRRIDVLKGINLDVYKSDTISIMGVSGAGKTTLLQIIGSLDNPTSGGVLFKGGNIFNKNEKELSAFRNKNIGFVFQAHRLLMEFDILENIMMPVMIAGVDQKQTKQRAEQLVEAIGMKDKIHNQPSELSGGEQQKVAVARALIMSPLLLLADEPTGNLDSKSGEAVIDLLLYFNQTIETTIIIVTHNEVFAHMMTRRYRINDGILV, from the coding sequence ATGATTGATTCTGATGTATTATTAAAGATTGATGATGTTAAAAAAAGCTTCTTTGATGGCGGAAGACGAATAGATGTCCTTAAGGGAATAAATCTCGATGTGTATAAAAGTGATACCATAAGTATTATGGGTGTGTCCGGCGCCGGTAAAACCACTTTACTTCAAATTATAGGGAGCCTTGATAATCCGACGTCGGGTGGTGTGCTTTTTAAAGGTGGAAATATTTTTAACAAAAATGAAAAAGAGCTTTCAGCATTCCGGAATAAGAATATAGGTTTTGTGTTTCAGGCTCATCGCTTACTCATGGAATTTGATATACTTGAGAATATTATGATGCCCGTAATGATAGCAGGTGTGGATCAAAAACAGACAAAACAGAGAGCCGAACAATTGGTAGAAGCTATAGGTATGAAGGATAAGATCCATAATCAACCATCGGAACTTTCAGGCGGTGAACAGCAAAAGGTTGCTGTTGCAAGAGCGCTGATCATGTCTCCGCTATTACTCCTTGCAGACGAACCAACCGGCAATCTGGACTCCAAGAGCGGAGAGGCCGTAATAGATCTGCTGCTTTACTTTAACCAAACTATAGAAACCACTATTATAATAGTTACACATAATGAAGTGTTTGCTCATATGATGACAAGACGCTACAGGATAAATGATGGGATTCTGGTATAA